In the genome of Zingiber officinale cultivar Zhangliang unplaced genomic scaffold, Zo_v1.1 ctg235, whole genome shotgun sequence, one region contains:
- the LOC122037160 gene encoding putative invertase inhibitor → MRPTDLLVLAAVLLILSPAAHATVESTCKAVSLYTDYDFCVKTLQSDPTSATADLRGLAVIATNLSSDKAVEVFAKIQTLLKSSQGKEERMCLSICSKLYEVLIRDLNNAWSAIKESRKGDAMSAVSGCFDAPSTCEDTFAELSFTLSMPSPLKADDKDQEQLCSLTLELAHLFFY, encoded by the coding sequence ATGAGGCCTACTGATCTGCTCGTGCTCGCTGCCGTCCTTCTCATCCTCTCGCCCGCTGCGCACGCTACGGTGGAGTCCACCTGCAAGGCCGTCTCCTTATACACCGACTACGACTTCTGTGTGAAAACGTTGCAGTCGGATCCTACAAGCGCCACCGCCGACCTTCGTGGCCTGGCCGTCATCGCCACCAACCTGTCCTCCGACAAGGCGGTGGAGGTCTTCGCTAAGATCCAGACGCTGCTGAAGAGCTCGCAGGGCAAGGAAGAGAGGATGTGCCTATCGATCTGCAGCAAGCTATACGAAGTCCTGATCCGTGACCTCAACAACGCGTGGAGCGCCATCAAAGAGAGCCGCAAGGGCGACGCCATGAGCGCCGTCAGCGGCTGCTTTGATGCGCCGAGCACCTGTGAGGATACGTTCGCAGAATTAAGTTTTACGTTGTCGATGCCGTCGCCGCTGAAGGCCGATGACAAGGATCAAGAGCAGCTCTGCAGCCTCACCTTGGAACTTGCTCATTTGTTTTTTTACTAA